In Buchnera aphidicola (Takecallis taiwana), the genomic stretch GTAAAGATATTGTTTATTTTCATGTTTTATTTTGGCCAGCAATGTTAGAGAGTATGCAATTTAGAAAACCGACTCAAATTTTTGTACATGGACATGTCAAAATTCATGGTATAAAAATGTCGAAATCAAAAAATGAATTAATTACTGTACGAAAATGGTTGGAATATTTTGATTCTGATAGTTTACGATATTATTATGCTTCAAAATTATCATCTAAGATAGAAGATTTTGAGTTTAATGTGCAAGATTTTATTCATAAAATTAATGCTGATCTTGTAAATAAAATTGTTAATTTGGCATCTCGTAGTGCAAGTTTTTTAAATAAATATTTTGATAGTATGTTATCAAAAAAATTAGAAAATGAGCAATTATATAAAAAATTTATTTCTGTATCATATAAAATAAAACATTTATTTGAAAATAGAGAATTTAATTTAGTGATACATGAAGTTATACAATTATCTGAAATTGCAAATCAATACTTTAATCATCAAGCACCATGGAAAATATTAATTCCAAAAAATAACATAAAATTACAAGAAATTTGTTCGATGGTAATTAATTTATTTCGAATAATTATGATTTATTTAAAACCTATTGTACCAAATTTAGTGCATAGATCTGAAAAATTTTTATTAACTATTTTAGATTGGAATAGCATACATCTGCCATTGTTAAATCATCGCATTTCTATTTTTAAAACTTTATACCCAAGAATTAATATTAATAATGTGGATGATTTATTTAAATAATGAAATCGATCCATGATAATCTCCAGGTATTAGTATATGTATGTTGATTTTTAATTACTAAAAAACCCATAATAGCAATTAATTTTGTATTATAAAATAATATTGGTATACGATTTCGATTCCAGGGCGCAATTTTATTTTTTTGCCAGAAGTTTTTTCGTGTTGTTTCCCCTATATCTGTACGAATATTTTCATAAAGTTGAAATCGTATATTAATTAAATCAGATGTATTTGGTTTTGGTAATAACATACCATATTGATCTTGTATAATATATCCTAGATGGTTTGGTAATTTTAATGGTTTATAATAATCAAACCAAAATAAAATTCTATTTTTAATATTTTGATGTTTTGGAATATAAAAGATATTATTTTTATATTTTTGAATTGAAATATTTTTTATATTTATTCTATTAATCGTGTTTTGGTTTTTTGTTGTAATAATATTATTGTAAATATTTTTTGTTTCATTATAGGATATGTGATGTTTTTGGTTAAAAAACATCCATCTTCTTAGTAATAATATTTGTATTGCTTTAGGATATATATAAAATTTTGAAATGTTTAATGTATCAGTAAATAATGAAATATCATGAATGATTTGATCTAAAAAATAATTTATGGCTATATTTTGATCATAACATAATCGCATACTTCGAATACAGTTTTGTATGAAATATGGCCATCTTTTTTGTATTGGTATAATAATTTTATTTCTAATAAAATTCCGGTCATATTTATTGATGTAATTACTATCATCTTCAACCCAATTAATATTTTTTTTTATAGCCCATGTCTCTAATTGTTCTTTTGAAATATTTAATAATGGTCGAATAATTTTTTTATTTTTATTAAAAAAACTTTTTTGTAATATTCCGGATAATCCAGAAATTCCACTACCTCTTTTTAATGATAAGAATAATGTTTCACATTGATCATTGCTATGATGTCCGGTTACTAATATTTCATCTGGTAACATATGTTCTGCAATAATTTTATAACGTAATTTTCTTGCAGTTTCTTGAATATTATTTTTGGTTTGGATATGTAATGTTTTAATAATGATTGGAATGGAATATTTTTTACATATTTTTCGACAATATTGAGCCCATGAAAAAGATTGTTTATTTAATTGATGATTAATATGAATTGCACGTAATTTTAAAAACGGGATTTGTTTGATAAATGGTATTAGTTGGTATAATAATACTGTTGAATCTAATCCACCACTATAAGAAATTAAAATTTTTTGGTTATTTTTAATATTTTTTATAAAGTCTTTAATCAAATTTTAAAACCTAAATATGTCATGTAGTTAAAATAGAGGTATTACTTGTGCGTTCGAGTGGATTTGAACCACTGACTTTCACCATGTCATGGTGACACTCTAACCAACTGAGTTACGAACGCTAGTGTTAATTAAATTAATTTAATACATTATATATCATAATATTATGAATATATAATATTTGTTTTTTGTAATAATTTATAATATATAAATTATTATATTATAATTAATTTTTTATTTTATTATATAGGGTAAATATGTTTACTGGTATCGTCCATGGAATTGCTGTAGTATTATCTATTCAAAAACAAAAAAATTTTCAAACATTTAAAATGCAATTCCCATCATATTTAATACATGATATTAAAATTGGAGATTCGATTTCAAATAACGGCTGTTGTTTAACTGTTTCAAAAATGTATGATAATAATATTTATTTTGATGCAATGGATGAAACTTTAAAGACAACAAATCTTGGATTATTGCAAATTGGTTCTTTAGTGAATATTGAACGGTCGTTAAAATTTGGTGATGAAGTAGGTGGGCATTTAATGTCTGGGCATATTATAGGAACAGCCAAAATATTAAATGTTATTAATTATAATAATAATAAAAAAATTTTCTTTCAGGTAAAGAATGATCGTATTATGAAATATATTTTCTTAAAGGGCTTTATTGGTGTTAATGGTATCAGTTTAACTGTTAGTGATGTATATAAAAACATTTTTTGTGTA encodes the following:
- the tilS gene encoding tRNA lysidine(34) synthetase TilS — protein: MIKDFIKNIKNNQKILISYSGGLDSTVLLYQLIPFIKQIPFLKLRAIHINHQLNKQSFSWAQYCRKICKKYSIPIIIKTLHIQTKNNIQETARKLRYKIIAEHMLPDEILVTGHHSNDQCETLFLSLKRGSGISGLSGILQKSFFNKNKKIIRPLLNISKEQLETWAIKKNINWVEDDSNYINKYDRNFIRNKIIIPIQKRWPYFIQNCIRSMRLCYDQNIAINYFLDQIIHDISLFTDTLNISKFYIYPKAIQILLLRRWMFFNQKHHISYNETKNIYNNIITTKNQNTINRINIKNISIQKYKNNIFYIPKHQNIKNRILFWFDYYKPLKLPNHLGYIIQDQYGMLLPKPNTSDLINIRFQLYENIRTDIGETTRKNFWQKNKIAPWNRNRIPILFYNTKLIAIMGFLVIKNQHTYTNTWRLSWIDFII
- a CDS encoding riboflavin synthase subunit alpha; the encoded protein is MFTGIVHGIAVVLSIQKQKNFQTFKMQFPSYLIHDIKIGDSISNNGCCLTVSKMYDNNIYFDAMDETLKTTNLGLLQIGSLVNIERSLKFGDEVGGHLMSGHIIGTAKILNVINYNNNKKIFFQVKNDRIMKYIFLKGFIGVNGISLTVSDVYKNIFCVYFVPETIISTNIKNKTINSIVNIEVDYYTQIVVDKLDYYLKYYSVKNVSHI